In the genome of Candidatus Lokiarchaeota archaeon, one region contains:
- a CDS encoding calcium/sodium antiporter, with the protein MELGITIVNLGLFAGGLALLVYSADIFVEYASQLAVELGISELTIGLTIVAIGTSMPEIISSLVAILAGKPSLAFGNVIGSFLANLTLIIGLSALISPLSSNAVVLERDSKIMILAILGLVAALLEPISPGVISFWEALLLLLLFVTYLAFLYSQREESLSSFQFPVFIDYLIRLRFLTTIRGLLRKPVRPPRRVSGTTNQEESSGGLLAKYSVIVLGSLILIVIGAQALIIGVDYIATEWRISEGLVGLTLVAIGTSLPELAVSINSARRGFGRLLIGNVIGSNIVNITLALGIGGLLSGIEVGMLQGLVMAQLAAAVALVFHYVIRRDWRVTRNEGILLLSLFFLSQLVLIVISLLPIA; encoded by the coding sequence ATGGAGCTGGGTATCACAATCGTTAATCTGGGGCTATTTGCAGGAGGTCTTGCCCTGCTGGTATACAGTGCAGACATATTTGTTGAATATGCCTCACAATTGGCGGTAGAACTAGGCATATCAGAACTTACCATCGGCCTGACGATTGTGGCGATTGGGACTTCAATGCCTGAAATCATTTCTAGCCTCGTGGCAATTCTCGCAGGAAAGCCATCTTTGGCCTTCGGAAATGTTATTGGTAGCTTTTTGGCTAATTTGACTCTCATAATTGGCTTGAGTGCGCTGATCTCTCCGCTGTCTTCAAATGCTGTTGTCCTTGAACGTGATTCGAAAATTATGATACTTGCCATACTCGGGCTTGTTGCAGCCTTGCTGGAACCTATTTCTCCGGGTGTGATTTCATTCTGGGAAGCTCTGCTCTTGCTTCTGTTGTTCGTCACTTATCTCGCGTTTCTCTATTCACAACGGGAGGAGTCCTTGTCTTCATTTCAGTTTCCGGTTTTTATCGATTATTTGATCCGACTGCGTTTTCTGACAACTATTCGAGGTTTGCTACGAAAACCAGTTCGACCGCCTCGACGCGTATCCGGAACTACTAACCAAGAAGAAAGCAGTGGAGGTCTCTTGGCGAAATACAGTGTGATTGTACTTGGGAGTCTTATTCTGATTGTAATTGGCGCACAGGCGTTAATCATCGGAGTTGATTACATTGCTACTGAATGGAGAATTAGCGAGGGGCTTGTTGGTCTTACCCTCGTCGCCATTGGAACCTCTCTACCGGAGTTGGCAGTCTCCATCAACAGCGCCAGAAGAGGCTTTGGACGACTCTTAATTGGAAATGTAATTGGGAGTAACATCGTCAACATAACGCTGGCATTGGGCATTGGTGGATTGCTATCCGGCATAGAAGTGGGTATGTTACAGGGTCTGGTCATGGCGCAACTTGCTGCAGCCGTTGCTCTGGTCTTTCATTATGTCATCCGGCGAGATTGGCGTGTCACTCGGAATGAGGGAATTTTGCTTCTCTCTCTCTTCTTTCTCTCACAGCTTGTCTTAATCGTTATTTCGTTGCTTCCAATCGCCTGA
- a CDS encoding VWA domain-containing protein, whose protein sequence is MARTRTLKPHNNLISSCGRGIREENSVSERLGQLDIVFAVDNTGSMGPYINNAKQKILEIIRTIQREELCHRLRIGLVSYRDHPPQEKTYVTKKNELTSDTQRIEKNIMAMNADGGGDGPEAVADALEVANRMEFLLDSAKIVVLIGDAPPHGVEPNDNWSDGCPEGIKWEEEVEKAYDQGIVVHTVGCFPEISTYENAIGTFVRIAEGTKGRFIPLKEAELLVKVITGIAVEEIDKLAIQKSILEDLGISMEELNEEDLTEDKIADLVAAVRSKGMTRRAMKAEAPSGLASSEDVEVMSEEVDEEDVREAVRQLRKKAKK, encoded by the coding sequence ATGGCTAGGACTCGGACTTTGAAGCCACACAATAACCTCATATCCTCGTGTGGGAGAGGAATACGAGAGGAGAATAGCGTGTCAGAAAGACTCGGTCAGTTGGACATTGTGTTTGCAGTAGATAACACAGGATCCATGGGCCCATACATCAATAACGCGAAACAGAAGATATTGGAAATCATCCGTACAATCCAGAGGGAAGAATTGTGCCATCGACTCCGCATAGGACTGGTGAGCTACAGAGACCACCCTCCGCAAGAGAAGACCTATGTAACGAAGAAGAACGAGCTTACAAGTGACACTCAAAGAATAGAGAAGAATATCATGGCCATGAACGCAGACGGTGGCGGCGACGGCCCTGAAGCGGTCGCTGACGCGCTAGAGGTGGCCAATCGCATGGAATTCCTACTTGACTCCGCCAAAATCGTAGTGCTGATAGGAGACGCACCTCCACACGGAGTAGAGCCAAACGATAACTGGTCAGATGGCTGTCCCGAAGGAATAAAGTGGGAAGAAGAAGTTGAGAAGGCATACGACCAAGGGATTGTTGTCCACACGGTAGGCTGTTTTCCTGAAATCAGCACCTACGAGAATGCAATTGGAACATTCGTAAGAATTGCTGAAGGAACAAAGGGCCGCTTCATACCGCTTAAGGAAGCCGAGTTGTTAGTTAAGGTCATTACGGGTATAGCTGTTGAAGAAATCGACAAGCTTGCAATCCAAAAGTCGATTTTGGAGGATTTGGGAATCTCGATGGAGGAACTCAATGAAGAAGACCTCACGGAGGATAAGATTGCGGACTTGGTTGCCGCCGTTCGATCAAAAGGAATGACAAGACGAGCGATGAAAGCTGAGGCCCCCTCGGGGCTAGCTTCTTCTGAAGACGTGGAAGTAATGTCAGAAGAAGTCGATGAAGAGGATGTCCGGGAAGCGGTTAGACAACTCCGCAAGAAAGCAAAGAAGTAA